GACCTGGTCGGTCCGTCATCCCGACTCAGCGGTCCTGGCGTGCACCGCTCCGAAAGTCATGTTCGCACCCGGCGATCAGTGGGACAGTTTTCAAGCCCTCGCAGCGACTGCGGCCGAGGTGGTCCTCGACCAGAACTGCCTCGGTTACATGGGACTACTGAATGGTTCCATCGACGTCGTCTACGAGCGTGGTTTACCTGTTGCCCATGCGGCGGCTGTCGTACCGATCCTGGAGGGGGCCGGGGTGGTCGCCACCAACCAGCACGGGTGCCCGATCAGCTTCGAAGTAGCGGCACGTGGTCGGAAGTATGTGCTGCTGGCGGCGCGCCGACCGCTGCATCAGCGGGCGGTCGTGCTGACATCGACCAGCGCGTCCGGTGCCGACGACCGATCGGGCCAGGAAGAATCGGCCCCGCTCGGCAAAAAGTGAAAGGTACGCGGGGACGATGGATGAGCTCATGGGGTTGGTCCGCACCGCGATCAGGGAGATGCGGCCGTACAGCTCCGCGCCGACCGCGTCCAGCCGGATCACGGTCCGCGCGCGGCTCGACGCGAACGAAAGCCCCTATCCACCCTTCCCCGGAGAGGTCGAGCAATATGGGCTTAACCGGTATCCCGAGCCCCGCCCGGAGCTGTTGCTCGATGTCTTCACCACCCTCTATGGCGTCCCGCGCGACTCGCTGCTGTTCAGTCGCGGCACGGATGAAGCCATAGATCTGCTCGTACGAGGATTCTGCGCCGAAGGTCAGCACAAGATCCTTTGCACACCACCGACTTCTGCTTTGTACCGGCATGCGGCACGAGTGCAGGGGGTCGATGTGCTCGAGGTTCCGCTCACCCCGCCCGATTTCCAGCTGGATGTACCCGGAATTCTGCACACACACGCGGCGAATCCGCAGGCCACAGTGCTGTTCTTCTGCTCTCCTAACAATCCAACGGCCAATCTGCTCGATCGCGCAGACATCCTGCGTGTCGCACGAACACTGCTCGGCAAGGCAATCGTGGTGGTCGATGAGCTCTACCTCGACTACTCGAACGCGGAATCACTCGCCGATTCGCTTACCACGCACCCGAATATCGTTGTCTTGCGGTCGATGTCGAAGGGGTACAGCCTGGCCGGTGCACGCTTCGGGATCACGATCGCCCATCCCGACATCATCAGCGTCCTTGGCCGCATGATCGCACCACATCCCCTGTCCCAGAGCGCCATCAGGGCAGTCGCGCGCGTGCTGACCCCCGCCGGCAAGGATTACACCAGAGCGAATATCGACAGAGTTCTGAGCGAACGTGCAAGGGTCGCCCGAGAGTTGCGCGCCAGGTCGACGACGGCGCGAATCTTTCACAGTGACACGAATTTCCTGCTAGTCCAGGTGACCGACACACCGGCGCTGCTGAACGCGATGGAGCGCAACGGGATCAAGATTCGAGACTGCAGCACGCTGGTCGGCATCGAGAATTCGGTTCGTATATCGATCGGAACCCCCGAGGAGAACAACGCCATGCTGGCGGTCTTCGATCGGTTCGACCCCGAGAGCACCGTTTCCCACTAGCGGGGAGCAGGCCCTCGGGTGCCTAGCATCTCGTCCATGAATCCTGCGGTTGCCGCCTTGCAGGCGGTCCTACCCGATGCGGTGGTGGTGACAGATCCGGAGGTATTGGAGCGGCACGCACGGGACCGGTCGCGATTCACGAGCAGCGCGCGTCCGCTGGCAGTCGTCCGCCCGACCGTACGCGAACAGGTGCAACAGACGATGCGCGTGGCTACCCAACAGCGGATCCCAGTGGTGCCGCAGGGATTACGCACGGGCGTCGCTGGGGGCGCGAACGGGGTCGCGGGCTGCATTGCGCTCGATATGACGGCTATGAACCAGATCCGGGAGATCGACATTGTGAGCCGCATCGTCGTGGTCGAGCCAGGGGTTGTCGAAGCGGACATCTCCGCCGCGGTCGAACCACACCGACTCTGCTATCCCCCGAATCCGAGTTGGTTGCCGACCGCAACGATCGGCGGCAACGTCGCGAACGGGGGCGGCACGTGCTCTGTGAAGTACGGCGTGACGAGCCTATACGTTCTCGGCCTCGAAGTGGTGTTGGCAAACGGCGAGTTGTTGCGCTGTGGGCGCCGCACCGCTAAGGGTGTCGCCGGGTACGACGTCACCCAACTGCTCGTCGGGAGCGAAGGGACGCTGGGCGTGATCACCGAGATCACGCTGGCGTTGCACCCCGTCGCCACACCGCTGGCCACGCTGACAGCGGCGTTCGGCACGCTGCATGCCGCCGGCAGGGCGATCGAGTCGATCACCGAGTCCGGATGTATTCCCAGTGTGCTAGAACTCCTCGACCGCGTGCATCTGCGCGCGATCGAGGCACTCGCACCGAGCGGGCTGCCGGACGCAGCCGCATTGCTCTTCGCTCAATGCGCTACCGGGGCAAAGTCTTCCGAGGACCTCCACGAGATGGCCGAACTGTGCCGCGCCGCACATGCCACCGAGATCAACCTGGCGTTCGATCCAATCGAAGGCGAAAAACTCATGGCCGCACGCCAACTGGCAAATCGGGCTATGGACCGGCTCGGCACCGTCCTCATCGGCGATGTCGTCGTGCCGCGCAGCCACCTGGCCGCAATGTTCGAGGACATCGACCGGATCGCCGCCGAGAATTCGATCGTCATCGGGCTTGTCGCCCATGGCGGCGATGGGAACTTGCACCCCATGATCGTGGTCGACCGCGATGACCCTGTCGTATGGAAACGAGCCCGCACCGCCGACGAAGCGATCGTAGCGAAAGCTCTGGCCTTCGGTGGTACCTGTACCGGCGAACACGGAATCGGCCTGACGAAACGCGAGTGGCTGGCCCGCGAAATCGGCCCCACCGGCATGCGACTACAGCACGCAGTCAAAGCGGCATTCGACCCGCTAGGCATCCTCAACCCGGGCAAGGTCCTGTGACGGCGGCGCGGCGCTGTCAGTAATCCATTGCGGCGCTGATGATATCGAGCTGGGCGGCGATCCACGGCAGCGTCGTCGGGCGGTCGCTGTACAACGCTCGCAGTCTTCGTTCCTCGGTGTCACCGTAGAGAAGGCTGGTCGCGACGCGAATGTGGCAGGCCGTGGGTGGGTCGCCGAATTCGGAGCCCGGCAGCACGACGATTCCGTTGCGGGCCAATAAGTACTCAACGACCTCGTGGTCGGTGTCGAAACCGGCGACGCGCGGATAGCAGTAGAACGCGCCGTCGGGTGGCGTGGTTTTGAAGATCTCCGCCACGACGGCACCGACGCTCAGATGCAGTTTTCGGCTCTGCGCGATACGTTCCACGAGTTCTGGCGGTTCGGTGTACGCCAGCGCGGCAGCATACTGGACCGGTCTGGTGGGCGCCGACCAGACCTCGCTGGCTACGTCGATCACTTCGTCCCGCAAGTCATCGTCGACGAACCGCGCGACGCCGGTGCGCCAGCCACCGAGCGCCAAGCTCTTGCTCAGACCCGAGGTGATGACGACTCGGTGCGGCACAACCTCTGCCGGGCTGAGGAATTCAGCGTCGGTCAGGTCGCGGTAGATCTCATCTGACACGATGAGCAAATCGTGCCGCTCCGCGACCGCGCATAACTCCCGGATTACCGATGGCGAAGCAAGCCGACCGGTCGGGTTGTCCGGCAACGTCACAACAACAGTGGAGAGGTCGAACTCTCTTGCTGCGGCGTCGAGTGCGAGGGGATCCGGCACGCCGCCGACACTACGGATCCGCACCGCACACAGACCTTGCAAACCAGCCTGTGCGGCGTAGCTCACCCAACTCGGGTTCGGGAGCGCGACACCACCCGCTCGTGCACCGAGAATCGCCCACAGCAGCGGTTTACTACCGGGCCCTGCGACAACCTGCGCGGGCTCGGTCGGCAGGCCACGCCGTGACCAATATCCGGCGGCGGCATCGCGAAGTTCGGGGATGCCGGCGACCGGGCCGTACCCGGCCGTGTCCGCGGCAGCCGCGAGTGCACCGCTCAGCATCGGGTGGACAGGCAAACCGGCTTCACCGAAACCGAGGGGAACCACGGGAAGACCGCTCGCACGGCGGTAGGCAACCGCGTCATTGGCGGCAAGTGTTGCAGAGACTGGCATGGCGTCCACGGTGCCCGGCGAGAAGTATCGTGTACAGCGCGAACAATCGAAGGTGAGCGTAAGATTTTCCGATGCTCGAAATACGCCGCCTCGCACTGCTCCATCAATTCGACCGGCTCGGCAGCATTGCGGCGACGGCTGCCGCGACCGGCTATTCGGCATCCGCTGTGTCGCAGCAGCTGGCCGTGCTGGAAAGAGAAGTCGGCGTCGCGTTGCTGGAACGGTCCGCCCGCAGCGCCGCACTCACCGAGGCGGGGCGTCGTCTCGCGCAGCACGCCGCCACCATTCTCGACGCCGTTGAAACCGCCGAGTCCGATCTCGCCGACGCGGCCGGCGACACGGGCGGACGGATCGTGGTCAGCACTATCCCTACGGCCGCGATCGCCGCAGCTCCGCGTCTGATCCTGCCGAAGGGGCCTGCGGTGGTGCTGCGTCAACACACCGATGCCGACGCTTTGGACCGGCTGCGCACCCGGGAGGTCGACATCGTCGTCGTCGATGCGTGGCGGGATTCTCCCCCGGAGCCCGGTTTACTCAGAATAGAGCTGATGATCGACCCACTGCTGATCGCGGGCAGCACCGAGCATACGACCTGGTTGGTCGCGCCACCCGACCAATTGTCCCGGCGCGTAGCCGAGGACGTGATGGCCGAACTGGGCATCAAGCCTCACAGCCGATGGGAGTTCATGGGCTTGGCCACCATCGCCGACTTGGTAGCCTCCGGCGTCGGCGCCGCGATCCTCCCCCGAATGGCACTGCGCCACGTCGATGTCCCTACCACTCCGACCGGCCGCCACCGCCGCATCGACGCCGTCATCCGCGCCAGCTCGCAGGTGCGCCCCGCGGTGCAGGCGGTCATTCAGGCTCTGTCGACCCTCGATCGATGAAGCCCACGCCGTCTGAACGTGTGTGTCACCGAAGGCTTTTGCTAAAGAGAAAGGCCAGAGCATGCATCTGCTCTGGCCTTTCCTCGAGGTACTCCGACAGATCCAGTCCGGTGGCCGTGTGAAGCACCCTTGTGGTCGGGACACTACTGGTGGGCGCCTGTTATGCCTCCCAGGATTCCGCCGAGCACACAGCCCACCGCGGCACCGACCAGGACGAACCAGATACCGATGAGCGCGCCGATTGCACAGCCGATCAGTACTCCCGCCACTGTCGTGCCCGCGTCACCGATCGACTTCAGCGCCACGGCTTGCGGTGCGGAGTCGGCGCCGGTCACCGGCCCGTTCACCGGCTTGAGGGTCAGCACCGTGGCGGTGCTGTCCAGTTCCGGCTCGACTGTGAGCTGTTGACCGGTCTCGGTGCCCATGGTCGTCGGGATCGTATCGATGTAGTCACCGTCAGCCGCGGACACCGTGATCGCGGATCGATCCGGTGTCAGATCGAACGTCCCGGACGCGAGCCGGATCGTGGCCGCCGTGTGATCCTCGGCCAATGCGACGGTGTAGGCGATCGGCCCGTCGACGCCGTTGATGGAAGTCGCCACACCGGCCTCACCGTGCGCGGTAGCACCAGCGATGCCGGTGGCGCCGATCGCCAACAGAGCGGTCGCCATTATTCTTCTGATTGCCATTGAGAGTTCCCTGTGCCTTCTTGCGAGTCGGTATTCGGTATCCAGCGACTGGCTGATCGAGGAATATTTTCGAATACCACTTTCCTACTGAATGACGATTCGAAACACTCGCCATTTCCTGCCGCCCACGGACATTACGGCAACGTCACAATCCCGCCTCGCCAATGCTGGGAAGTATGGCAGCAGATCGTCCGATTCATCGATCTGCCGTGTAATTCGCTATCCCGGAACAGCATCCGGACTCAGCAGCGGATGTCGGCCGCCGCGATTACGACGACCGACCTTGTCGCTACGAGTATAGGGAGCTGCGACGACCCCGCCGAGTTCTGGGCCGGCTCATACGCAAGCCACAACCTTGCCGTCGACCCCGATATCGGCCACACCGAGAACCTGAGCGGCGACGCCGGTGTCGACCCCGAGCGTCAACAGATCGCACGGCGAGAGCAGGCCGACACCGAGGCCTGCCTTGGCGTCGACCGCGACGATTTCCTTGCTTCCATCATCCTTCAAAATGGTCAACTTCACCGTATCCGCGGCCGCCGTACCAGCCGTGAGTACGACCGCTGCGGCCATCGCCACACAGACGCCCGACACACGAGCCACCAAACCGACGTAATTCTTCATGATCAAGGCTCCTTCAGCCCTAGAAAGACGGTCCCACACCTATGTCAACTATCCGGACCCGAAGAACTTGGCTTCGGTGCCGAACCGCTCGAACGTGTACCCACCGCGGCACCTCGATGTTGAATATTGGAGGCCCGGAGCAGAGTTGGATTGCCTTGCGGCGCATCTGCCGATCAAGCGGTACCGAGGCTAGCCTGCTCCCCGATGGCGAGCTTCCCAAGCCTGGTAAGCACCCGATGCGTCAGCGGCCGCCAAAGCCACGTGGCTTCCGCTCCTCCGCATATTGATCCAGCACTGCCAGCATGGCATTGTTCTCGGCGGGTGTTCCGATGGATATTCGAACCGCGTCCGGTGCGGCTGGAAACGTGCTCCCGTCGGCTATCTTCACACCGCTTTGCGTCATCATGTCGACCAAGCCGCTCGCGTCCCTGACCTGGACGAACAAGAAGTTCGCGTCGCTGGGAAAGACTCGCACGACCGCAGAGCTGCCCGCGAGTACCCGAGCGACTCGCGTACGCTCAGTCAGCACCTTGCCGATATTCACCGCGGATCGAAGCACCCCGAGCAGCGTCATGACCTGGGTGAGTGCGCGAATCGCGTTCCGTGACAACGGACAGAAGGCGAGAACACGCCCCAGGAGGTCGATTACTTCGGGATGAGCGATGGCTATGCCGAATCGTTCGCCGGCGAGCCCGTACTCCGCCGACATGGAGCGGAGCACAACGATATTCGGATGCGCAGGAATCGCGGTGGCGAGTGATTCAGCACCAGAATAGTCGAGAAATCGGTGATCGACCACGATGATCGCGGTGCCGAACAGCTCGGTCGCGATCCGCAGGATGTCCTCCCGCTCCAACAGGTTCGAGGTCGGATCGTTCGGGGAACAGAGGAAGAGCAACTTTGTTTGCGGATTAGCCGCGTGCATGGCCAGAACGCCGTCCGGATCGAGTTGAAAACCACTGGGCAACAACGGAACTTCGACAACGCCGACCCCTTGCACCCGCGCCACGTGCGGGTAGATCGCAACTGTGGGCCGGGTCTGGAGTATCGCGTCTCGCCCCTCGACGCAGAAGCTGCGCACCAGCAAGTCGGCCGCTTCGTCCACATCGCGGGTGAACAGCAGGCATTCCCGCGGCACGCCATAGAAGTCAGCAAAGGCATCCAACAGTGGACGAGGTTGACGCTCGGGATAACGATTCAGCTCCTGCTGAGCCGGCGTGCCTGGGTAGGGCGGGTAGGGGTTCTCGTTCACATCGAGCCGAATCCGCGCACCGTACTCTTCGGTGCGCGCGAGATCGAGTGGCGTCAGGTCCAGCACGGCGGGACGTACCAGTCGAAGTATCTCGTCCATGCTCGACATCGACCCTTCGCGCTTCTCGACCAGGCGAACCGCTTGCCACCTCGGGGTCGAAACGCATTCTCCGCAATAGTTCGACCACTACTGTCAGGCGGTCGAACTAATAGTGAGTTCTCTTCGGCCACAAGAATACTCGACATCACCGAGCCGAATTCCCATAAACGGGAAGGCATCTTCCGAGCTAGGCGGAAAGAGATCACCTACCGTAAGCCGTCTTCACTTCTCAAAGGAAAGATATGCGGCCCCCACGGTTCGTCCGGCTCCCGACCAGGCTTCTGGTACTCGCCTCGCTCTCGATCATGCCCGGGATCCTGCCCACCCCTGCTCACGCCACAGTCGGCTGCCATGCCGCCACTTGTATCCAGCGGGACGACTCGGGGCGGTACGTCACCGTGATAGAGGTGCGGATCCAGACCTGCCAGACCGGGTTGCCTGGATATTTCCATGCCCACCTCACGGGTCCTGGCATCGACCGCAACAGTGAGGAACTGGAGATAACCTCCGAAAACTGCGGCGCGACGCGATTCCAGTTCCGCATCGACCAACGATTTGACGCTTGTACCGATATCCATACGGACGGCTGGAAGCGTGAGAGCCGACGTTCGGACGACTACCAGAACATGGGCCACCCATTTATCACCGTCGCCGATGGCTGTCCACGACTGTCGGACCTTCCGCCGAGGTAGGTAGTCGACACCGAGCGCAGATAGCAGGTCACTTCATAACCTGGGTGCCTGGCATTGATGCCGGATCGGCGACTGCTCCCGGGGTTCGACGCGATGACGGAACCGCCCACCGGGCTGCCAGCCGCGGCGCGGCGCATGACACCCGAAAACTCATCGACCGAATCTGTGACCATCATCCCGACGCTTCCTTTCCGAACCGCACACCTGGGCCACCTACGTCGCGACCGCTCACACTCACCACCCTGACGACGCCTACGTGTCGAAACCCGGCCTGTACCGTGACGACGGCAACGAGATACTGAATGGTTCCGACCAGGAGGACAAGGGTAAGAACATGGGCGATTTCCGACCGTACACACAGGCTGAGCTCGAGCAGATAGAGCGGGACCAGCAAGACCCGAAATGGCTGAGATGGCTGGCACCGGAGAATATGAATGCGCAATTGGATGCATTCCTGAACGAGACTGTTCAGGAGCTGCCGGACGATCCGTGGTCGACGCAGGGTCTCGATCGGGTAGAGCGATTAATTCTGGATCGATTTTCTGAGATGGATGACGTCGACCGCGTGGAAGGTTGGGCCGTTGCGGATCAATGCAGCCGGTATATTGGAGAGACGTTCCGCAGGAATTTCGAAGGGGCGTGGTTCAATGTCCCGAATTTCGGCGGTGTTCGTTATTCGAGTTTCGGGCCAGTCGTTCGTTATGAATGGGCGGGAGCCTATCTAGACACGGTCAATCTGATAACAGCCACCGTGCATCGAAAATGGGGAAACTATCTCTCTGGAATTTTCCGCAAAAACGCCAAGACTTATCAAGCGTGGGTAGGGTCGGGCCGCCCTCCCCGGGGCGAATGGATCAAGAACTGATCCTTGAAGTCTCACCGGACTCAGAGGGCCATCTCCGGTCGGCTACTTCGGCGATCGACGGCGCCGACCGCATGAACACCTCGTACTTGTCGGTGAACAGCGGAAGCAACCTACGCCGCAGCCGCCTCCCAAACCACGACCATGCGCGCCTCCTCGGACTCCTACCCGCCAATCAGCCAGGCACCATGACGCGGTTGCACCGGTAATGATGTGTCCGGAAGAACTCATGGAATACAGAAAGGTTTCCTCTACCGCCTGATAGATCCGCATTCGATAGATCGCCGTCCGCCACCCCCATCAACCATCATGCCAACCTCAGCCGGTCACCATGCCGCCACGCCGAAGGCCGCCCGAGCCGGCTGGCGAAACCCACTGGGACACCCTGTCTCCTCCGGCGGTTGCTGTGCGCACTGTTGCCACGCATGAGAAGTACGTGGTCTCGTCGTTATCCTCGGCAGACCTCGGCCGGCAAAGGAGTTCGGACCATCGTGACGAACCGCATACAAAAGCGAGAGTTCCTGAACGCCGAGTTACTGAAGTTGTTGCGGGTCGCGGACTTCGGTCGCCGCTACCTCCACTGCTACACCACTCTCGCGAGCCGATACCCACGCGGTGATCATTCGGCCGACCCGCAAGTCGTACGAAAGATACTGTCCGAGAGCACCTTACCGTTCAGGTACTTCAGGAAGGAACGCTTCTTCGGATATATCGACAGACGTCACGGATACGATGTACTGCTGCATGTCACCATTCGACGGTCGACCGTCGAATTCGCGTTGTTCGTCAGCAGCAAAGTCGGTGTTATCGGCGGCCAATGGTCGAAGCTTGCCCACCAGGCGGTCAAGGGCGACGACGCCGAGGTCGCTGTAGGTCATGAAACACGTGGCTTGCCGTTCGACAGTGAAGATTCTCTTCGCCAGATCATTGAAGGGGCCGTCGACCTCTTCGGCCATGCCAAAGACCTCATCTGCGCCCATTTCGACAGATTGCCCGAAGTGGTCGAGAGCTGAATCCCCGCGTATGCGGGGCGGTCAAGAGGTACAATCTCCACCTGCGGGTGACCCTCGCGTGGGCGAGGCATAGATTCAAGCTCAGATCATTTAGCGTCGGCCAACATCAATTATTTAGGCCCTCAGGCCAACTCGGCGGTATCGGGAAGCCTGAGGGTGCCGGTTCGGCTGGCCCGCTCTCTTGCAACGGCAAGCACGGTTCGCCCATGCTGTATTCGTGGCCTCTGCGTAGGCGGATTCCTTCGACGCAGATCCGATCGCCTGCTGCGAAGGTCCGGTCGGGATTCACATCCAGCCGAAGCACGAGGTTCTTACAAGATCCCGCCTGCTCGGTAGGTTCGGTGGTCTCGGTCATGTGGTCGAGTCCGGGCCCCCGCAGCCTGAACTTGTACGTGTCCCCCTCCAGTGGCCCACTATGGCAGACGTCGAGGGTGGCATCGACATACTCGACTCGCACCCCGTCATCCGGCGTGCTCGCGCAGGTCCACGCGAGACATCGCTGGTGATCGGCCGCTGCCTGTGGTGCCATGACCACCGGAACGGCTGCGACACCCAACGCCATGGCGGCGTAGCTTGCGATACTGTTCATCCCAATTCTCACGTACAGCTCCTGAGCTGGATTCACTTCGTCGGAACCCGCGCAATTCAACACGACGTGAGGGCCCTTCTCAGCGTTGGCGACATCAGCTCTCCGACCACCCTCGCCCCCGTCGCCGCTGCGGAACAGCAACTCTCTCGCTACGGGAACCGGAGCACATGAAAACGATTCGATCGCAACGATGGGTGCCGTGACTAGGCCGCGGTCGACCCCATCGACCGGGCTATGCTTTCTGCGAGATCCTGCCTGCTCTGCGCCGATTCGCTATTCGGGTTCCTGCTCCCGGCGCTTCGCTCGTAGTAACGATCGAAAGCCCATGCAGCCGCGCGCGGATCGGCGGCAGCCATGAACGGCCCTCTCGCCGCCGACTCCGTCGAGTTCATCTCGGCCAAGATGAAATCGATCTGGTTCTGCCAGTTTCCAATACCGCCCGGCCGGTTCTGGGCAAATGCTAGGAGGTTCGAATAGCGCCCCTGCCCGGGTACTTCGTCTCGCCACTGACATAATCCGAATGAGTTCTTCTCCCCTGCACCGTGGTTGACAACGCCCGGATTGAAGCCTGATTCCTTCTCTATGTTCGCCACGATGGCCGCAGCTTGGGCAGGTCTTAAGTTGTGCCCGGCTGGATCGGTCAGATATCGGTAGATCATCTCGCGCGCTCGTTCGACGCTGCCTCCGATGGGCGCGGACGCCTGACCGCTCGACGCGTACGAGGCCGCGCGCTCTGCAGCT
This genomic stretch from Nocardia brasiliensis ATCC 700358 harbors:
- the hisC gene encoding histidinol-phosphate transaminase, whose protein sequence is MDELMGLVRTAIREMRPYSSAPTASSRITVRARLDANESPYPPFPGEVEQYGLNRYPEPRPELLLDVFTTLYGVPRDSLLFSRGTDEAIDLLVRGFCAEGQHKILCTPPTSALYRHAARVQGVDVLEVPLTPPDFQLDVPGILHTHAANPQATVLFFCSPNNPTANLLDRADILRVARTLLGKAIVVVDELYLDYSNAESLADSLTTHPNIVVLRSMSKGYSLAGARFGITIAHPDIISVLGRMIAPHPLSQSAIRAVARVLTPAGKDYTRANIDRVLSERARVARELRARSTTARIFHSDTNFLLVQVTDTPALLNAMERNGIKIRDCSTLVGIENSVRISIGTPEENNAMLAVFDRFDPESTVSH
- a CDS encoding FAD-binding oxidoreductase, which encodes MNPAVAALQAVLPDAVVVTDPEVLERHARDRSRFTSSARPLAVVRPTVREQVQQTMRVATQQRIPVVPQGLRTGVAGGANGVAGCIALDMTAMNQIREIDIVSRIVVVEPGVVEADISAAVEPHRLCYPPNPSWLPTATIGGNVANGGGTCSVKYGVTSLYVLGLEVVLANGELLRCGRRTAKGVAGYDVTQLLVGSEGTLGVITEITLALHPVATPLATLTAAFGTLHAAGRAIESITESGCIPSVLELLDRVHLRAIEALAPSGLPDAAALLFAQCATGAKSSEDLHEMAELCRAAHATEINLAFDPIEGEKLMAARQLANRAMDRLGTVLIGDVVVPRSHLAAMFEDIDRIAAENSIVIGLVAHGGDGNLHPMIVVDRDDPVVWKRARTADEAIVAKALAFGGTCTGEHGIGLTKREWLAREIGPTGMRLQHAVKAAFDPLGILNPGKVL
- a CDS encoding pyridoxal phosphate-dependent aminotransferase, producing MPVSATLAANDAVAYRRASGLPVVPLGFGEAGLPVHPMLSGALAAAADTAGYGPVAGIPELRDAAAGYWSRRGLPTEPAQVVAGPGSKPLLWAILGARAGGVALPNPSWVSYAAQAGLQGLCAVRIRSVGGVPDPLALDAAAREFDLSTVVVTLPDNPTGRLASPSVIRELCAVAERHDLLIVSDEIYRDLTDAEFLSPAEVVPHRVVITSGLSKSLALGGWRTGVARFVDDDLRDEVIDVASEVWSAPTRPVQYAAALAYTEPPELVERIAQSRKLHLSVGAVVAEIFKTTPPDGAFYCYPRVAGFDTDHEVVEYLLARNGIVVLPGSEFGDPPTACHIRVATSLLYGDTEERRLRALYSDRPTTLPWIAAQLDIISAAMDY
- a CDS encoding LysR family transcriptional regulator, which codes for MLEIRRLALLHQFDRLGSIAATAAATGYSASAVSQQLAVLEREVGVALLERSARSAALTEAGRRLAQHAATILDAVETAESDLADAAGDTGGRIVVSTIPTAAIAAAPRLILPKGPAVVLRQHTDADALDRLRTREVDIVVVDAWRDSPPEPGLLRIELMIDPLLIAGSTEHTTWLVAPPDQLSRRVAEDVMAELGIKPHSRWEFMGLATIADLVASGVGAAILPRMALRHVDVPTTPTGRHRRIDAVIRASSQVRPAVQAVIQALSTLDR
- a CDS encoding aminotransferase class I/II-fold pyridoxal phosphate-dependent enzyme: MDEILRLVRPAVLDLTPLDLARTEEYGARIRLDVNENPYPPYPGTPAQQELNRYPERQPRPLLDAFADFYGVPRECLLFTRDVDEAADLLVRSFCVEGRDAILQTRPTVAIYPHVARVQGVGVVEVPLLPSGFQLDPDGVLAMHAANPQTKLLFLCSPNDPTSNLLEREDILRIATELFGTAIIVVDHRFLDYSGAESLATAIPAHPNIVVLRSMSAEYGLAGERFGIAIAHPEVIDLLGRVLAFCPLSRNAIRALTQVMTLLGVLRSAVNIGKVLTERTRVARVLAGSSAVVRVFPSDANFLFVQVRDASGLVDMMTQSGVKIADGSTFPAAPDAVRISIGTPAENNAMLAVLDQYAEERKPRGFGGR